A window of Natrinema salifodinae contains these coding sequences:
- a CDS encoding ABC transporter permease: MLSVGFRALFRREVLRFVRRPKNTFMPPAITNVLYFAVFGVILGNRIDEIAGFRYILFIVPGLIVLGAISNAFENASFSIFHGRWNEYIHETLTSPLSYVEMVVAYVGASAVRGMIVGAIIAVVGRLFVPIGIEHGLFLVATMIVITALFAGFGIIGGLIARDFDDLTVMNQFILRPLVFFGAVFYSLDTFEHAWQIQISLVNPMVYMVDSVRYGLLGHSDLIAVGVLPDPYATFAPLVSLGVLTASTLLVLAIDVYLFKIGYGLTD; the protein is encoded by the coding sequence ATGCTGTCGGTCGGCTTCCGCGCGCTCTTCCGGCGCGAAGTCCTGCGGTTCGTCCGCCGTCCGAAGAACACGTTCATGCCGCCGGCGATCACGAACGTACTCTACTTCGCCGTCTTCGGGGTGATCCTCGGCAACCGGATCGACGAGATCGCGGGCTTCCGGTACATCCTCTTCATCGTTCCCGGACTCATCGTCCTGGGCGCGATCTCGAACGCCTTCGAGAACGCCTCGTTCTCGATCTTCCACGGCCGGTGGAACGAGTACATCCACGAAACGCTGACCTCGCCGCTGTCCTACGTCGAAATGGTCGTCGCCTACGTCGGCGCCAGCGCGGTCCGCGGAATGATCGTCGGCGCCATCATCGCCGTCGTCGGCCGGCTGTTCGTGCCGATCGGTATCGAACACGGTCTGTTCCTCGTCGCCACGATGATCGTCATCACGGCGCTGTTCGCCGGGTTCGGGATCATCGGCGGGCTCATCGCCCGCGACTTCGACGATCTGACCGTGATGAACCAGTTCATCCTCCGCCCGCTGGTGTTCTTCGGCGCCGTCTTCTACTCCCTCGACACGTTCGAACACGCCTGGCAGATCCAGATCTCGCTGGTGAACCCGATGGTCTACATGGTCGACAGCGTCCGATACGGCCTGCTGGGCCACTCGGATCTGATCGCGGTCGGCGTCTTACCCGACCCCTACGCCACCTTCGCGCCGCTAGTCTCGCTCGGAGTACTCACGGCGAGTACCCTCCTCGTCCTGGCGATCGACGTCTACCTGTTCAAGATCGGCTACGGGCTGACGGACTGA
- a CDS encoding ABC transporter ATP-binding protein, with the protein MSAIETSGLTKEYGNLTAVDDLDLTVDDGEVFGFLGPNGAGKSTTINMLLDFARPTAGSATVLGYDAQAAADEISPRVGVLPEGFDVYPRLSGRRHVEFAVKTKDAADDPDRILERVGLSAEDGARPAGDYSKGMRQRLATGIALVGDPDLLIMDEPSTGLDPHGIREMQELVRSEAERGTTVFFSSHILEHVETICDRVGVLNEGRLVAVDTIEGLRESIGGGATMTLTLADSADGARDVAASVEGITDVVASGRTLECSVTDPAAKARAVTALADAEARIRDVRIEEVSLESLFTALTNGEESGTGPQAGSIGATASETGTETGAGAGTGTGATR; encoded by the coding sequence ATGTCCGCGATCGAGACGTCCGGTCTGACGAAGGAGTACGGCAACCTCACCGCCGTCGACGATCTCGACCTGACCGTCGACGATGGCGAGGTGTTCGGCTTCCTCGGTCCCAACGGAGCGGGGAAGTCGACGACGATCAACATGTTACTGGACTTCGCGCGGCCGACCGCAGGGTCGGCGACGGTGCTCGGCTACGACGCCCAGGCCGCGGCCGACGAGATCAGTCCCCGCGTGGGCGTCCTCCCGGAAGGGTTCGACGTCTATCCCCGGCTATCGGGCCGCCGACACGTCGAATTCGCCGTGAAGACGAAAGACGCCGCCGACGATCCCGACCGCATCCTCGAGCGCGTCGGACTCTCGGCCGAAGACGGCGCGCGGCCGGCCGGTGACTACTCCAAGGGGATGCGCCAACGGCTCGCGACCGGCATCGCGCTGGTCGGCGATCCCGATCTGTTGATCATGGACGAACCCTCGACCGGGCTCGACCCCCACGGGATCCGAGAGATGCAGGAACTCGTCCGCAGCGAGGCCGAGCGCGGCACGACCGTCTTCTTCTCGAGTCATATCTTGGAGCACGTCGAAACCATCTGCGATCGCGTCGGTGTGCTGAACGAAGGGCGTCTCGTCGCCGTCGACACCATCGAAGGCCTGCGCGAGTCGATCGGCGGCGGCGCGACGATGACGCTCACCCTCGCGGACAGCGCCGACGGAGCCCGAGACGTGGCCGCGTCGGTCGAGGGGATCACGGACGTCGTCGCGTCCGGCCGTACCCTCGAGTGCTCGGTCACCGATCCGGCGGCGAAAGCCCGAGCCGTGACCGCGCTCGCGGACGCGGAAGCGAGGATTCGGGACGTGCGGATCGAGGAGGTTTCGCTCGAGTCGCTGTTCACGGCGCTGACCAACGGTGAGGAGTCCGGGACCGGACCACAAGCGGGTTCGATCGGGGCGACGGCGTCCGAGACGGGAACGGAAACGGGAGCGGGAGCAGGAACAGGAACGGGGGCGACTCGATGA
- a CDS encoding tetratricopeptide repeat protein, producing the protein MTDRDGDRDHRDHRFSEGEGFDDPYEEFDLDPPELAVDPSKVDPIDSRVVTDTLDEQNIATDDVDATELLDVGLNYMQINRYEQATEAFERTARFAEDETLEQEAWVNKGVAHAELEEWDEAIGAHREALRIDDESEHAATAETNLAYALWEFGETAQALEHAERAVEIDERFAAAWFNRAFFLSERGLSEEALHCVDNAIRLGLRNAKVLEEKAEILEELGEYDQAEEIAEEANEMREQAEREMMDDREEMFGQASGGAGGAGGGPGMGAGAGRGQQRQGGRDGIGLDDLGIDITDPGSEEERDREWELE; encoded by the coding sequence ATGACCGACCGAGACGGCGACCGTGATCATCGCGACCATCGGTTCTCCGAAGGCGAGGGATTCGACGATCCCTACGAGGAGTTCGACCTGGACCCGCCGGAGCTGGCCGTCGACCCCTCGAAGGTCGACCCCATCGACTCCCGCGTCGTCACCGACACGCTCGACGAGCAAAACATCGCCACAGACGACGTCGACGCCACGGAGTTGCTCGACGTCGGGCTGAACTACATGCAGATCAACCGCTACGAGCAAGCCACCGAGGCCTTCGAGCGGACCGCCCGCTTCGCCGAGGACGAGACGCTCGAACAGGAAGCGTGGGTGAACAAGGGGGTCGCCCACGCCGAACTCGAGGAGTGGGACGAGGCCATCGGCGCCCACCGCGAGGCGCTGCGGATCGACGACGAGAGCGAACACGCCGCGACCGCTGAGACGAACCTCGCGTACGCGCTCTGGGAGTTCGGCGAGACCGCCCAGGCCTTAGAACACGCCGAGCGCGCCGTCGAGATCGACGAGCGGTTCGCCGCGGCCTGGTTCAACCGCGCGTTCTTCCTCTCCGAGCGCGGCCTGTCCGAGGAGGCCCTCCACTGCGTCGACAACGCGATTCGGCTCGGCCTGCGCAACGCGAAGGTCCTCGAGGAGAAGGCCGAGATCTTGGAGGAACTCGGCGAGTACGACCAGGCCGAGGAGATCGCCGAGGAAGCAAACGAGATGCGCGAGCAGGCCGAACGCGAGATGATGGACGACCGCGAAGAGATGTTCGGCCAGGCGTCAGGCGGTGCCGGTGGCGCCGGTGGCGGCCCCGGTATGGGTGCCGGTGCCGGCCGCGGCCAACAGCGTCAGGGCGGCCGGGACGGGATCGGCCTGGACGATCTCGGCATCGACATCACCGATCCGGGCAGCGAGGAGGAGCGCGACCGCGAGTGGGAACTCGAGTAA
- a CDS encoding aminotransferase class V-fold PLP-dependent enzyme — MSQQNLESLDVGAIREEFPILQREFDGQQVVYLDNAATTQTPDPVVDAMSDYYREYNANVHRGIHHLSQEASIAYEEAHDHVAEFIGASGGREEVIFTKNTTEAENLVAYSWGLAELGPGDEIVLTEMEHHASLVTWQQIGKRTGADVKYIRVDEDGRLDMDHAREIITDDTAMLSAVHVSNTLGTVNPVSELVDIAHDHDALAFIDGAQAVPNRPVDVEAIDADFYAFSGHKMAGPTGIGVLYGKTHLLEEMQPYLYGGGMIRKVTFEDSTWDELPWKFEPGTPQIAEAVGLAAAIDWLEDIGMERIQAHEEEIARYAYEQLAAEPDVEVYGPEPGPERGGLVGFNLDSVHAHDLASIMNDHAVAIRAGDHCTQPLHDKLGVAASARASFYVYNTKAEVDKLVDAIDDARQLFA; from the coding sequence ATGAGTCAACAGAATCTCGAGTCGCTCGACGTCGGGGCGATCCGGGAGGAGTTCCCCATCCTCCAACGGGAGTTCGACGGCCAGCAGGTCGTCTACCTCGACAACGCGGCGACGACCCAGACCCCCGATCCGGTCGTCGACGCGATGAGCGACTACTACCGCGAGTACAACGCGAACGTCCACCGGGGAATCCACCACCTGAGTCAGGAGGCCTCGATCGCCTACGAGGAGGCCCACGACCACGTCGCCGAGTTCATCGGCGCCAGCGGCGGTCGCGAGGAAGTGATCTTCACGAAGAACACGACCGAAGCCGAGAACCTGGTCGCCTACTCGTGGGGGCTCGCCGAGCTCGGGCCCGGCGACGAGATTGTCCTCACGGAGATGGAACACCACGCCTCGCTGGTCACCTGGCAGCAGATCGGCAAGCGAACCGGCGCCGACGTCAAGTACATCCGCGTCGACGAGGACGGCCGCCTCGACATGGACCACGCCCGCGAGATCATCACCGACGACACCGCGATGCTCTCGGCGGTCCACGTCTCGAACACGCTCGGCACCGTCAACCCGGTCTCCGAGCTGGTCGATATCGCCCACGACCACGACGCCCTGGCCTTCATCGACGGCGCTCAGGCCGTCCCCAACCGGCCCGTCGACGTCGAAGCCATCGACGCCGACTTCTACGCCTTCTCCGGCCACAAGATGGCCGGTCCCACCGGCATCGGCGTCCTCTACGGTAAAACGCACCTGCTCGAGGAGATGCAGCCATACCTCTACGGCGGCGGCATGATCCGCAAGGTCACTTTCGAGGACTCCACGTGGGACGAACTCCCCTGGAAGTTCGAACCCGGCACCCCCCAGATCGCCGAGGCCGTCGGGCTCGCGGCCGCCATCGACTGGCTCGAAGACATCGGCATGGAGCGGATCCAGGCCCACGAGGAGGAGATCGCCCGCTACGCCTACGAGCAGCTCGCGGCCGAACCCGACGTCGAGGTCTACGGCCCCGAACCCGGTCCCGAGCGGGGCGGCCTGGTCGGCTTCAACCTCGACAGCGTCCACGCCCACGACCTGGCCTCGATCATGAACGACCACGCGGTCGCGATCCGCGCGGGCGACCACTGTACGCAGCCGCTGCACGACAAGCTGGGCGTGGCGGCGTCGGCGCGCGCGTCGTTCTACGTCTACAACACGAAAGCGGAGGTCGACAAGTTGGTCGACGCCATCGACGACGCACGTCAGCTGTTCGCGTAA
- a CDS encoding ABC transporter ATP-binding protein: protein MPPAIETVDLVKEYGDLRALQELSLTVEEGEFFGLLGPNGAGKTTFINTLVGLVRKTGGEARVFGYDVEDEYRQARDAIGLAPQEFNVDRFFPIKEVLMHKAGYHGVPEDEAAERADEVLKRVGIYDKRHERFDWLSGGMKRRLLLARALVTDPDLLILDEPTAGVDVQLRHDLWDLVTELNEEGTTILLTTHYIEEAERLCDRVAIMNEGRKVTVATPDELKQRGSDTIAVRLESSPATTPELGAYAHETTVSGDRLEVRVDDGGPTAPQLLNDLEAAGHEIADLEITRTSLEEIFVDLTEREDRTVTRSAAPSSDDGDQAAAKPEQEREREREQEGVA, encoded by the coding sequence ATGCCACCGGCCATCGAGACCGTCGATCTCGTGAAGGAGTACGGCGACTTGCGCGCCCTGCAGGAACTATCACTGACCGTCGAGGAGGGCGAGTTCTTCGGCCTGCTCGGTCCGAACGGCGCGGGGAAGACGACGTTCATCAACACCCTGGTCGGCCTGGTCCGCAAGACCGGCGGCGAGGCGCGGGTCTTCGGCTACGACGTCGAAGACGAGTACCGCCAGGCCCGTGACGCGATCGGACTCGCGCCCCAGGAGTTCAACGTCGACCGCTTCTTCCCGATCAAGGAAGTGCTGATGCACAAGGCCGGCTACCACGGCGTCCCCGAGGACGAGGCCGCCGAACGGGCCGACGAGGTCCTCAAACGCGTCGGCATCTACGACAAGCGCCACGAGCGCTTCGACTGGCTCTCCGGGGGGATGAAACGCCGCCTCCTGCTCGCCCGAGCCCTGGTGACCGACCCCGACCTGCTCATCTTGGACGAGCCGACTGCGGGGGTCGACGTCCAGTTGCGCCACGACCTCTGGGATTTGGTCACCGAACTCAACGAGGAGGGGACGACCATCCTGCTGACGACCCACTACATCGAGGAGGCCGAACGCCTCTGCGACCGCGTGGCGATCATGAACGAGGGCCGGAAGGTGACGGTCGCAACCCCCGACGAACTGAAACAGCGGGGGAGCGACACTATCGCGGTCCGGCTGGAATCATCACCGGCCACCACGCCCGAACTGGGCGCCTACGCGCACGAAACGACGGTCTCCGGCGACCGCCTCGAGGTTCGCGTCGACGACGGCGGCCCGACCGCGCCGCAGTTGCTCAACGACCTGGAGGCGGCCGGACACGAAATCGCCGATCTCGAGATCACCCGCACCTCGCTCGAGGAGATCTTCGTCGACCTGACCGAGCGTGAGGACCGGACGGTGACTCGGTCCGCTGCGCCGAGTTCGGACGACGGCGACCAGGCGGCGGCAAAACCCGAGCAGGAACGCGAGCGCGAGCGGGAACAGGAGGGGGTCGCCTGA
- a CDS encoding DUF424 domain-containing protein, translating into MIVNERQTQEGLLVAVCDEEVLGETFEEGELSLTVTEEFYGGEEVDERAVIESLAQATVANIVGTRAVELAVEEGFIDEVNVLEVGSTLHAQLLRMQ; encoded by the coding sequence ATGATCGTCAACGAGCGACAGACGCAGGAGGGGCTGCTCGTCGCGGTCTGCGACGAGGAGGTCCTCGGCGAGACGTTCGAGGAAGGCGAGCTCTCCCTGACCGTCACCGAGGAGTTCTACGGCGGCGAGGAGGTCGACGAGCGCGCGGTGATCGAGAGCTTGGCGCAGGCGACCGTCGCCAACATCGTCGGCACGCGCGCCGTCGAACTCGCGGTCGAAGAGGGGTTCATCGACGAGGTGAACGTCCTCGAGGTGGGCTCGACGCTGCACGCGCAGTTGCTGCGCATGCAGTAA
- a CDS encoding ABC transporter permease, with translation MTSHIPTVARKEFDDAGRSKLLWALIGLLVGLVTIGYVAIWYTVDDVTAAEVLSFLGTPLQVILPIAALIAGYMAVVGERRSGSIKLLLGLPPNRTDIVFGKLLGRTAVVGVAVGLAFLVSLVLGAAFFGDVPFVDWLGFAAVSLLFGTTFVGLAVGVSAGVATRGKSMALVVGLYMVFVALWELLTAGPYYLLYDEEVPVEPETWYLVLDQFNPIFAYTNLASSIVEGSLIPFQFQYGLQSMEAYGLTPAERHPGDAPFYLQDWFGVVVLLVWFAVPVAIGYYRFENADL, from the coding sequence ATGACCTCGCACATCCCCACCGTCGCCCGCAAGGAGTTCGACGACGCCGGCCGGTCGAAACTCCTCTGGGCGCTGATCGGCCTGCTCGTCGGACTGGTGACGATCGGCTACGTCGCGATCTGGTACACGGTCGACGACGTGACCGCCGCCGAGGTGCTCAGCTTCCTCGGAACACCGCTGCAGGTGATCCTCCCGATCGCCGCGCTGATCGCCGGCTACATGGCCGTCGTCGGGGAACGCCGCTCGGGTAGTATCAAACTCCTGCTCGGGCTCCCGCCGAACCGGACCGACATCGTCTTCGGCAAATTGCTGGGTCGAACGGCCGTCGTCGGCGTCGCCGTCGGGCTCGCTTTCCTCGTCTCGCTCGTCCTCGGGGCCGCCTTCTTCGGCGACGTTCCGTTCGTCGACTGGCTCGGCTTCGCCGCGGTCTCGCTGCTGTTCGGAACGACCTTCGTCGGCCTGGCCGTCGGCGTCTCGGCGGGCGTCGCAACTCGAGGCAAGTCGATGGCGCTCGTCGTCGGTCTGTACATGGTGTTCGTCGCGCTCTGGGAACTGCTGACCGCCGGCCCCTACTACCTCCTCTACGACGAGGAAGTGCCGGTCGAGCCCGAGACCTGGTACCTGGTGCTCGATCAGTTCAATCCGATCTTCGCGTACACGAACCTGGCGAGCAGCATCGTCGAGGGGTCGCTGATCCCCTTCCAGTTCCAGTACGGGCTGCAGTCGATGGAGGCTTACGGGCTGACGCCGGCCGAGCGCCACCCGGGCGACGCGCCGTTCTACCTGCAGGACTGGTTCGGCGTCGTCGTCCTGCTGGTCTGGTTCGCCGTGCCGGTCGCGATCGGCTACTATCGGTTCGAAAACGCGGACCTGTGA
- a CDS encoding hydroxysqualene dehydroxylase, with product MTGVAVIGGGVGGLTAAHELAERGIDVTVLEATDQFGGKARSVPISDGQAPLHGEHGFRFFPAFYRHVVDTMARIPDGAGTVADNLVETEATLVASTAGPGRIAETRTPDTIRGWLDAFRPAFAEDLPAADVRFLLERLLYLLTACEQRREGELDDLSWWEFIDAENRSQAFRDRLASTTQALVALRPQVGSARTIGTVYLQLLFGQLDPTRPTERVLNAPTSEAWIEPWVRHLETLGVELRPNAPARRLETNGRRVTGVVLADGTIVRADEYVLAVPVDVAPAFVTSDLRRLAPELGRIERLDTAWMNGIQFYLTEDIDLTRGHQVYADAPWALTSISQRQFWTEYDVAARGPDAVEGVLSVIASDWDTPGILYDKPARACTREEIAAEIWAQLKAHLNEADERERLRDELLIDWFLDPAIVETDEGVENRSPLLINTVGSLRNRPPADVAVPNLALAGDYVRTNTDLASMESADEAGRRAANAILDRRGSRRSRARIWELSEPAVFEPFKRQDRLRYRLGLPHPASVTQSLRSFTRRFGGRA from the coding sequence GATTGACGTAACGGTCCTCGAGGCCACCGACCAGTTCGGTGGAAAAGCCAGGTCGGTGCCGATTTCGGACGGTCAGGCGCCGCTGCACGGCGAACACGGCTTTCGGTTCTTCCCGGCGTTCTACCGCCACGTCGTCGATACGATGGCCCGCATCCCCGACGGCGCCGGCACTGTCGCGGACAACCTCGTCGAGACCGAGGCGACGCTCGTCGCGAGCACCGCGGGGCCTGGCCGGATCGCCGAGACGCGCACCCCCGACACGATCCGCGGGTGGCTCGACGCCTTCCGCCCGGCGTTCGCCGAGGACCTGCCCGCCGCGGACGTCCGGTTTCTTCTCGAACGATTGCTGTACCTGCTGACCGCCTGCGAGCAGCGACGCGAGGGTGAACTCGACGATCTCTCCTGGTGGGAGTTCATCGACGCCGAGAACCGCTCGCAGGCGTTCCGCGACCGGCTCGCCTCCACCACCCAGGCGCTCGTCGCGCTTCGTCCCCAGGTCGGGAGCGCCCGGACGATCGGCACCGTCTACCTCCAGTTGCTGTTCGGGCAGCTCGATCCGACCAGACCGACCGAGCGCGTCCTGAACGCGCCGACCAGCGAGGCCTGGATCGAGCCGTGGGTTCGCCACCTCGAGACGCTCGGCGTCGAGCTCCGACCGAACGCCCCCGCGCGGCGACTCGAGACGAACGGGCGACGCGTCACCGGCGTCGTACTGGCCGATGGAACGATCGTCAGGGCCGACGAGTACGTCTTGGCCGTGCCGGTCGACGTCGCTCCCGCGTTCGTCACGTCGGACCTGCGTCGGCTCGCCCCGGAACTGGGCCGCATCGAGCGACTGGACACGGCCTGGATGAACGGCATTCAGTTCTACCTCACCGAGGACATCGACCTGACGCGGGGCCACCAGGTCTACGCCGACGCGCCGTGGGCGCTGACGTCGATCTCCCAGCGGCAATTCTGGACCGAGTACGACGTCGCGGCCCGCGGTCCCGACGCGGTCGAGGGCGTCCTCTCGGTGATCGCTTCGGACTGGGACACACCGGGAATTCTGTATGATAAACCGGCTCGGGCGTGTACGCGCGAGGAGATCGCGGCGGAGATCTGGGCGCAGCTGAAAGCGCACCTGAACGAGGCCGACGAACGCGAACGATTGCGGGACGAGCTGCTCATCGACTGGTTCCTCGATCCGGCGATCGTCGAGACGGACGAGGGGGTCGAAAACCGGTCGCCGCTGCTGATCAACACCGTCGGCTCGCTTCGCAACCGGCCGCCGGCCGACGTCGCGGTCCCGAACCTCGCGCTGGCGGGCGACTACGTGCGAACGAACACCGACCTGGCCTCGATGGAGTCGGCCGACGAGGCCGGGCGGCGCGCGGCGAACGCGATTCTCGATCGACGCGGAAGTCGGCGCTCTCGCGCCCGGATCTGGGAGCTCTCGGAACCGGCGGTGTTCGAGCCGTTCAAACGCCAGGACCGGCTCCGGTACCGCCTCGGACTGCCCCACCCGGCATCGGTGACCCAGTCGCTTCGCTCGTTCACCAGGCGCTTCGGCGGGCGGGCTTGA